The following coding sequences lie in one Pseudomonas sp. SL4(2022) genomic window:
- a CDS encoding acyl-CoA synthetase: MHSVNPYEYGMPRDAANFQALSPLSFLERAASVYPQRLALINGRLRQTWGETYSRSIRLASALAQRGIGLGDTVAVIAPNGPAMFEAHFGVPMCGAVLNAINTRLDAEAIAFILQHGEAKVLLVDKEFGELAQRVVGHLPQPPLVIGIDDAEYAEGLLIGQVEYEALLAEGDPDYAWQLPADEWQAISLNYTSGTTGNPKGVVYHHRGAHLNALSNAMCWDMSRFPVYLWTLPMFHCNGWCFPWALAAYVGVNVCLRHVRAEAIYPAIAEHGVDHFCGAPIVLNMLANAADDLKALKTRPVKVLTAGAAPPAAVIEAMEALAFRVTHVYGLTETYGPSVACEWKSEWDSETPEQRARLKSRQGVRAPLLDGLMVADPDTLQPVPKDGQTIGEIMMRGNVVMKGYLKNPSATAEAFAGGWFHSGDLAVWHADGYVEIKDRSKDIIISGGENISSIEVEDVLYRHPQILEAAVVAMAHAKWGETPCAFVTLKPGAELTAEEVIAFCQMRMARFKVPGCVVFTSLPKTSTGKVQKFVLREQAKQLAAQQAVA, translated from the coding sequence ATGCACAGCGTCAATCCCTACGAGTACGGTATGCCGCGCGATGCGGCGAATTTTCAGGCGCTCAGCCCGCTGAGTTTTCTGGAGCGCGCCGCCAGCGTCTATCCGCAGCGTTTGGCGCTGATCAACGGCCGCCTGCGTCAGACCTGGGGCGAAACCTACAGCCGCAGCATTCGTCTGGCCTCGGCGCTGGCCCAGCGCGGCATCGGCCTGGGCGACACGGTGGCGGTGATCGCGCCCAATGGCCCTGCGATGTTTGAAGCGCACTTCGGCGTGCCGATGTGCGGCGCGGTGCTGAATGCCATCAACACCCGCCTGGATGCCGAAGCCATCGCCTTTATCCTGCAACACGGCGAAGCCAAGGTGCTGCTGGTGGACAAGGAGTTCGGCGAACTGGCGCAGCGCGTGGTCGGCCATTTGCCACAGCCGCCGCTGGTGATTGGCATCGATGATGCGGAATACGCCGAGGGCCTGCTGATCGGTCAGGTGGAGTACGAGGCGCTGCTGGCCGAAGGTGATCCGGATTATGCCTGGCAGTTGCCGGCGGACGAGTGGCAGGCGATCTCCCTCAATTACACCTCGGGCACCACCGGCAACCCCAAGGGCGTGGTATACCACCACCGTGGCGCGCACCTGAATGCCCTGTCCAACGCCATGTGCTGGGACATGAGCCGCTTCCCGGTGTACCTGTGGACGCTGCCAATGTTCCACTGCAATGGCTGGTGCTTTCCGTGGGCGTTGGCGGCGTATGTCGGCGTTAACGTGTGCTTGCGCCATGTGCGCGCCGAAGCCATTTACCCGGCGATTGCCGAGCATGGCGTCGATCATTTCTGCGGCGCGCCGATTGTGCTGAATATGCTGGCCAACGCCGCCGATGATTTAAAGGCGCTGAAGACTCGTCCGGTTAAGGTGCTGACTGCTGGCGCTGCGCCGCCTGCGGCAGTGATCGAAGCCATGGAGGCGCTGGCGTTCCGCGTCACCCACGTCTACGGCCTGACCGAAACCTACGGCCCCAGCGTGGCCTGCGAGTGGAAAAGCGAGTGGGACAGCGAAACCCCTGAGCAGCGCGCGCGCCTGAAATCCCGCCAGGGCGTGCGTGCGCCGTTGCTCGACGGCTTGATGGTGGCCGATCCCGATACCCTGCAACCGGTGCCGAAAGACGGCCAGACCATCGGCGAGATCATGATGCGTGGCAACGTGGTGATGAAGGGCTACCTGAAAAACCCCTCAGCCACTGCCGAAGCCTTTGCCGGTGGTTGGTTCCACTCCGGCGACTTGGCCGTGTGGCACGCCGACGGCTATGTGGAGATCAAGGACCGCAGCAAAGACATCATCATTTCCGGTGGCGAGAACATCTCGTCCATTGAGGTGGAGGACGTGCTGTATCGCCATCCGCAGATCCTCGAAGCCGCCGTGGTGGCCATGGCCCATGCCAAATGGGGCGAAACACCCTGCGCCTTCGTCACCCTCAAACCGGGTGCCGAGCTGACGGCCGAGGAGGTGATTGCCTTCTGTCAGATGCGCATGGCGCGTTTCAAGGTGCCGGGCTGCGTGGTGTTTACCAGTCTGCCAAAGACCAGCACCGGTAAGGTGCAGAAGTTTGTCCTGCGCGAGCAGGCCAAGCAGTTGGCCGCGCAGCAGGCAGTGGCATAG
- a CDS encoding extracellular solute-binding protein, with protein sequence MQVSKGLFAALSLTALTSTAQAADEVVVYSSRIDELIKPVFDAYTAKTGVKVKFITDKEAPLIARLKAEGANTPADLLITVDAGNLWQAEQEGVLQPTKSELINANIPAQYRSSTDSWTGLSLRARTIFYSTERVKPSELSTYEALADKNWEGRLCLRTSKKVYNQSLTATLIETHGAAKTEEIIKGWVNNLATDVFADDTALLQAIDAGQCDVGITNTYYYGRLHQQQPDLKVKPYWPNQNDRGVHVNLAGAGVTKHAPHAEAARKLLEWMTTEEAQTIFAGVNQEFPANPAVAPSKEVAAWGTFKADSIATEVAGKRQAEATMLMDRAGWQ encoded by the coding sequence ATGCAGGTAAGCAAAGGCTTGTTCGCCGCACTCTCTCTCACCGCGTTGACCAGTACTGCGCAGGCCGCCGATGAAGTGGTGGTGTATTCCTCGCGTATCGACGAGCTGATCAAGCCGGTGTTCGATGCCTACACCGCGAAAACCGGGGTCAAGGTCAAGTTCATCACCGACAAGGAAGCGCCGCTGATCGCCCGCCTGAAAGCCGAAGGCGCCAATACCCCGGCTGACCTGCTGATCACCGTCGACGCCGGCAACCTCTGGCAAGCCGAGCAGGAAGGCGTGCTGCAGCCGACTAAGTCCGAGCTGATCAACGCCAATATCCCCGCTCAGTACCGCTCGAGCACTGACAGCTGGACCGGCCTGTCGCTGCGCGCACGAACCATTTTCTATTCCACCGAGCGGGTTAAACCGAGCGAACTGAGCACCTACGAAGCCCTGGCCGACAAGAACTGGGAAGGCCGTCTGTGCCTGCGTACCAGCAAGAAGGTCTACAACCAGTCGCTGACCGCCACCCTGATCGAAACCCATGGTGCGGCCAAGACTGAAGAAATTATCAAGGGTTGGGTCAACAACCTGGCCACCGACGTGTTTGCCGATGACACCGCGCTGCTGCAGGCCATCGATGCTGGTCAGTGCGACGTCGGCATCACCAACACCTACTACTACGGCCGCCTGCATCAGCAGCAGCCTGATCTGAAAGTGAAGCCGTACTGGCCGAACCAGAACGACCGTGGCGTGCACGTCAACCTGGCCGGTGCCGGTGTGACCAAGCACGCACCGCACGCCGAAGCCGCACGCAAGCTGCTGGAGTGGATGACCACCGAAGAAGCGCAGACCATCTTCGCCGGCGTTAACCAGGAGTTCCCGGCCAACCCGGCGGTCGCACCGTCCAAGGAAGTCGCTGCTTGGGGCACCTTTAAGGCCGACTCGATCGCCACCGAAGTGGCCGGCAAGCGCCAGGCCGAAGCGACCATGCTGATGGATCGCGCGGGCTGGCAGTAA
- a CDS encoding ABC transporter permease, with the protein MAHPAQRRWYPIALAVALLVLLPLSVLLFSWHEVDRQIWTHLWQTQLPRLLGNTLVLVFGVGVGVTLLGVSLAWLTSLCEFPGRRWLDWALMLPFAIPAYVLAFVFVGLLDFAGPLQTLLREWFGSGVRFPRVRSTGGVIIVLVLVFYPYVYLLARNAFLAQGKGLMEAARVLGLSPWRAFWRVALPMARPAIGAGLALAIMETLADFGAVSVFNFDTFTTAIYKTWYSFYSLTSATQLASLLLLAVMLVLYGERRARGSVRPVNERPRGKALYHLKGGKALAASAWCGLVFACGFVIPVLQLIVWFWQRGRFDLDERYSALILHTLYLGAMAALITVSVALLLAFARRLAPTRLMRSTVGLANLGYALPGSMLAVAIMLAFSYLDRELVIPLSSWLGGAGKPILLGSLSALLLAYMIRFMAVAYGPLENSLARIRPSLPEASRSLGVGGVGLFFKVYLPLLVPGALSAALLVFVDVLKEMPATLLMRPFGWDTLSVRVFEMTSEGEWARAALPALTLVLVGLLPVILLIRRSARRIG; encoded by the coding sequence GTGGCCCATCCTGCCCAGCGCCGCTGGTACCCCATCGCCCTTGCTGTTGCCTTGCTGGTGCTGCTGCCGCTGAGCGTGCTGCTGTTCAGCTGGCACGAGGTCGATCGGCAAATCTGGACGCACCTCTGGCAAACCCAGTTGCCGCGCCTGCTCGGCAATACCCTGGTATTGGTCTTCGGCGTAGGCGTTGGCGTGACGTTGCTTGGCGTGAGCCTGGCCTGGCTCACCAGCCTTTGTGAGTTCCCCGGCAGGCGCTGGCTGGACTGGGCGTTGATGCTGCCATTTGCCATTCCCGCTTATGTGCTGGCGTTCGTGTTTGTCGGCCTGCTGGATTTCGCCGGGCCGCTGCAAACCCTGCTGCGTGAGTGGTTCGGCAGCGGCGTGCGTTTTCCTCGGGTGCGCTCAACCGGTGGGGTGATCATCGTCCTGGTGCTGGTGTTCTATCCCTACGTTTACCTGCTCGCACGCAATGCCTTTCTGGCCCAGGGCAAGGGCTTGATGGAAGCCGCGCGAGTGCTCGGCCTGAGCCCCTGGCGGGCGTTCTGGCGTGTCGCTCTGCCGATGGCACGCCCGGCGATTGGCGCCGGTCTGGCGCTGGCCATCATGGAAACCCTGGCGGATTTTGGTGCCGTGTCGGTGTTCAACTTCGACACCTTCACCACCGCCATCTACAAGACCTGGTACAGCTTCTACAGCCTGACCAGCGCCACCCAGCTGGCCAGCCTGCTGCTGCTGGCGGTGATGCTGGTGCTCTATGGTGAGCGCCGCGCCCGGGGCTCGGTGCGTCCGGTGAATGAGCGGCCGCGCGGCAAGGCGTTGTATCACCTCAAGGGCGGCAAGGCGCTGGCCGCCAGTGCCTGGTGCGGGCTGGTGTTCGCCTGCGGTTTTGTTATCCCGGTGCTGCAGCTGATTGTCTGGTTCTGGCAGCGCGGCCGTTTCGATCTGGATGAGCGCTACAGCGCGCTGATCCTGCACACCCTCTATTTGGGCGCGATGGCTGCGCTGATCACCGTTAGTGTGGCATTGCTGCTGGCGTTCGCCCGGCGTCTGGCCCCGACACGCTTGATGCGTTCAACGGTCGGGCTGGCCAATCTGGGGTATGCCTTGCCCGGCTCGATGCTGGCGGTGGCCATCATGCTGGCGTTCAGTTACCTGGACCGCGAACTGGTGATTCCGCTGTCCAGCTGGCTGGGCGGTGCGGGCAAGCCGATTCTGCTCGGCAGCCTCTCGGCGCTGCTGCTGGCTTACATGATCCGCTTTATGGCGGTGGCCTACGGGCCGCTGGAAAACAGCCTGGCGCGCATTCGCCCCTCCTTGCCGGAAGCGTCGCGCAGCCTGGGTGTCGGCGGCGTTGGGCTTTTCTTCAAGGTCTACCTGCCCCTGCTGGTGCCGGGGGCGCTGTCGGCGGCGCTGCTGGTGTTTGTCGATGTGCTCAAGGAAATGCCCGCCACCCTGCTGATGCGTCCGTTTGGCTGGGACACGCTGTCGGTGCGGGTGTTTGAAATGACCAGCGAAGGCGAATGGGCGCGCGCCGCCTTGCCGGCGCTGACCCTGGTGCTGGTGGGTTTGTTGCCGGTCATTTTGTTGATCCGCCGCTCGGCCCGGCGCATCGGCTAG
- the gcvT gene encoding glycine cleavage system aminomethyltransferase GcvT, with amino-acid sequence MGQRTPLYDLHLALGAKMVDFGGWDMPLHYGSQVEEHHQVRRDCGVFDVSHMTVVDITGSQAKAYLQHLLANDIGRLQSVGKALYSGMLNEQGGVVDDLIVYLTDVGYRVVVNASTRDKDLAWMHLQSVDFDVQVQEHRELAMLAVQGPQARSKTAELVSGPRASLIERLKPFEGLPEGDWFIARTGYTGEDGLEIMLPASEVVAFLNELVGAGIPPIGLGARDTLRLEAGMNLYGQDMDESVTPLASNMAWTVAWEPAERAFVGRSALARQVAEGVSSKLVGLVLEERGVLRAHQVVRVEGVGEGEITSGSFSPTLGKSIALARVPAATGERAEVEIRGKWFPVRVVKPSFVRNGKALI; translated from the coding sequence ATGGGACAGCGCACACCGCTTTACGACCTGCACCTCGCTCTGGGGGCCAAGATGGTCGACTTCGGCGGTTGGGACATGCCGTTGCACTATGGTTCGCAGGTCGAGGAGCACCATCAGGTGCGCCGCGATTGCGGTGTGTTTGATGTGTCGCACATGACCGTGGTCGACATCACCGGCAGCCAGGCCAAAGCCTACTTGCAGCACCTGCTGGCCAACGACATCGGCCGCTTGCAGAGTGTCGGCAAGGCACTCTACAGCGGCATGCTCAATGAGCAGGGTGGCGTGGTCGACGACCTGATCGTCTACCTCACCGACGTGGGTTACCGCGTGGTGGTGAATGCCTCGACCCGCGACAAAGACCTGGCCTGGATGCACCTGCAGAGCGTTGACTTTGACGTGCAGGTGCAAGAGCACCGCGAGTTGGCGATGCTGGCCGTGCAAGGCCCGCAGGCGCGCAGCAAGACCGCCGAGCTGGTTAGCGGGCCGCGTGCTAGCCTGATCGAACGCCTCAAACCCTTTGAAGGCCTGCCGGAGGGCGACTGGTTTATCGCCCGCACCGGGTATACCGGTGAAGACGGTCTGGAAATCATGCTGCCGGCCAGCGAAGTGGTGGCCTTTCTCAATGAACTGGTCGGTGCCGGTATTCCCCCCATTGGTTTGGGCGCGCGTGACACCCTGCGCCTGGAAGCGGGGATGAACCTCTACGGTCAGGACATGGACGAAAGCGTCACGCCGCTGGCCTCGAACATGGCCTGGACCGTTGCCTGGGAACCGGCGGAGCGGGCTTTTGTCGGTCGCAGCGCATTGGCCAGGCAAGTCGCCGAAGGCGTCAGCAGCAAACTGGTTGGCCTGGTGCTGGAAGAACGTGGCGTGTTGCGCGCCCATCAGGTGGTGCGGGTTGAGGGCGTCGGCGAAGGTGAAATCACCAGCGGCAGTTTCTCGCCGACCCTGGGCAAATCCATCGCCTTGGCCCGTGTGCCGGCGGCAACCGGTGAGCGTGCCGAAGTGGAGATCCGCGGTAAGTGGTTCCCGGTGCGCGTGGTGAAGCCCAGTTTTGTGCGTAACGGCAAAGCCCTGATTTAG
- the gcvH gene encoding glycine cleavage system protein GcvH, with translation MSTIPADLRYAASHEWARLEADGSVTVGISDHAQEALGDVVFIELPEVGKALSVGQEAGVVESVKAASDIYAPISGEVIAINDGLADSPESVNSDPYGSWFFKLKPADASELDKLLDAAAYKAVADSDA, from the coding sequence ATGAGCACTATCCCCGCCGATCTGCGTTACGCCGCCAGCCACGAGTGGGCGCGTCTGGAAGCTGATGGCAGCGTTACCGTGGGTATTTCCGATCACGCGCAGGAAGCCCTGGGTGATGTGGTTTTCATCGAGCTGCCGGAAGTGGGCAAAGCCCTCAGCGTCGGTCAGGAAGCCGGTGTGGTGGAGTCGGTCAAAGCTGCCTCCGATATTTATGCACCGATTTCCGGCGAAGTGATCGCAATCAACGATGGCCTGGCCGACAGCCCGGAAAGCGTCAACAGCGACCCGTACGGCAGCTGGTTCTTCAAACTCAAGCCGGCCGATGCCAGCGAACTGGACAAACTGCTCGACGCGGCGGCCTACAAAGCGGTCGCCGACAGCGACGCGTAA
- a CDS encoding Orn/Lys/Arg decarboxylase N-terminal domain-containing protein — protein sequence MIGRTNKTLKMRVLLVDDDLGNPGSMRGRVLTELVDEFAERNAELIKAISFDDALAAVVSDAALHCVCVDWTLGKNDEASHAQALELLRTIRQRNENLPVFLLADRNAKKSITVEAMELADEFVWMLEDTAPFVVGRVIAAINRYLEHLLPPFTDALLRYTSKDEHSWAAPGHQGGIAFTKSPVGRVFFDFFGENLFRADSGIERGNLGSVLDHSGPVADSEAYVARIFGAHASYSVLNGTSGSNRAIFMACVGENQFALCDRNCHKSIEQGLVLSGGLPLYMTPTRNRYGIIGPLLPAQFDPQRIQTAIANHPLRAQAKGDKAVYAVVTNCTYDGMCLHAERAENLLAQSSDRIHFDEAWYGYARFNPLYQNRFAMRGEPSSHKADAPTVFATHSTHKLLAALSQASFIHIRNGRNPVEHSRFNESFVIQASTSPLYALFASNEVGAAMMDGKGGYTLTQDSIREAVDFRQALARTHREFASRGDWFFQPWNAPQVNDSKTGNPVDFADADPEQLVSDPACWTLEPGASWHGFEGLEAGWCMLDPIKVGIMVPGMGADGHLLEQGIPAPILGAFLYRNNIVPSRITDFMVLCLFSIGVTKGKWATLINVLLAFKRHYDNNTPLQRVLPDLLAQNPERYAGMGLRDLSNEMFEYMRSSRMDALQAEAFGNLPHIETTPRAAFQALQAGEAQLLPLHQAAGRVTAVGIMPYPPGIPIVMPGENLGPLDGPWIRYIQALQNWGNHFPGFEKEVEGAVHKDGDYHFWCLNP from the coding sequence ATGATTGGACGCACCAATAAAACCCTGAAAATGCGCGTGTTACTGGTGGATGACGACCTCGGCAACCCCGGCAGTATGCGCGGTCGCGTGCTGACCGAACTGGTTGATGAATTCGCTGAACGCAATGCTGAGCTGATCAAGGCCATCTCCTTTGATGATGCCCTGGCGGCCGTGGTCTCGGATGCGGCCTTGCATTGTGTGTGCGTCGACTGGACCTTGGGCAAGAACGACGAAGCCTCGCACGCTCAGGCGCTGGAATTGCTGCGCACCATTCGCCAGCGCAACGAGAACCTGCCCGTGTTTCTGCTGGCTGATCGCAATGCGAAAAAGAGCATCACCGTCGAGGCCATGGAACTGGCGGACGAGTTTGTCTGGATGCTTGAAGACACCGCGCCTTTTGTTGTCGGCCGCGTGATTGCCGCGATCAACCGTTACCTCGAACACTTGCTACCGCCCTTCACCGACGCGCTGCTGCGCTACACCAGCAAAGACGAGCATTCGTGGGCCGCGCCGGGGCATCAGGGCGGCATTGCCTTTACCAAATCGCCGGTTGGGCGGGTGTTTTTCGACTTTTTTGGTGAAAACCTGTTTCGTGCCGACAGTGGCATCGAGCGCGGTAACCTCGGCTCAGTGCTCGATCACAGCGGCCCGGTCGCGGACTCCGAAGCCTACGTGGCGCGCATCTTCGGGGCCCATGCCTCGTATTCGGTGCTCAATGGCACCTCAGGCTCGAACCGGGCGATCTTTATGGCCTGCGTCGGCGAAAACCAGTTCGCCCTGTGCGACCGCAATTGCCACAAATCCATTGAGCAAGGCTTGGTGCTGAGTGGCGGGCTGCCGCTGTACATGACGCCCACCCGCAACCGTTACGGCATCATCGGGCCGTTATTGCCCGCGCAGTTTGACCCGCAGCGCATCCAAACGGCGATTGCCAACCACCCGCTGCGCGCGCAGGCCAAGGGTGACAAAGCGGTCTACGCGGTGGTCACCAACTGCACCTATGACGGCATGTGCCTGCACGCCGAGCGCGCGGAAAATCTGCTGGCGCAGAGCAGCGACCGTATCCACTTCGACGAGGCGTGGTACGGCTACGCGCGCTTTAACCCGTTGTATCAGAATCGCTTCGCCATGCGCGGTGAGCCCAGCAGCCACAAGGCCGATGCGCCCACGGTGTTCGCCACCCATTCCACCCATAAGCTGCTGGCCGCGCTGTCGCAGGCCTCGTTCATCCATATTCGCAATGGCCGCAACCCGGTCGAGCACAGCCGCTTCAATGAGTCGTTTGTGATTCAGGCCAGCACCTCACCGCTGTATGCCCTGTTCGCCTCCAACGAAGTGGGCGCGGCGATGATGGACGGCAAGGGCGGCTACACCCTGACCCAGGACTCGATTCGCGAGGCCGTGGATTTTCGTCAGGCGCTGGCGCGCACCCACCGCGAGTTTGCCAGCCGTGGCGATTGGTTCTTCCAGCCGTGGAACGCGCCACAGGTCAACGACAGTAAAACCGGCAACCCGGTTGATTTCGCCGACGCCGACCCCGAGCAACTGGTCAGCGACCCGGCCTGTTGGACGCTGGAACCGGGTGCCTCGTGGCACGGCTTTGAGGGCCTGGAAGCCGGTTGGTGCATGCTCGACCCGATCAAGGTCGGCATCATGGTGCCGGGCATGGGGGCTGACGGGCACCTGCTTGAACAGGGCATTCCCGCGCCGATCCTCGGTGCCTTCCTCTATCGCAACAACATCGTGCCGTCGCGCATCACTGACTTTATGGTGCTGTGCCTGTTCAGCATCGGCGTGACCAAAGGCAAATGGGCCACCTTGATCAACGTGCTGCTGGCGTTCAAACGCCATTACGACAACAACACGCCGCTGCAACGCGTGCTGCCGGATCTGCTTGCGCAAAACCCAGAGCGTTATGCCGGCATGGGCCTGCGGGACCTGAGCAACGAGATGTTCGAGTACATGCGCAGCAGCCGCATGGATGCGTTGCAAGCGGAGGCCTTTGGCAACCTGCCGCACATCGAGACCACCCCACGCGCGGCGTTTCAGGCCTTGCAAGCCGGTGAGGCGCAACTGCTGCCCCTGCATCAGGCCGCCGGCCGGGTCACCGCCGTTGGCATCATGCCGTACCCACCGGGCATCCCGATTGTCATGCCCGGTGAGAACCTGGGGCCGCTGGATGGCCCTTGGATTCGTTATATCCAGGCCCTGCAGAATTGGGGCAACCACTTCCCCGGTTTTGAGAAAGAAGTGGAGGGCGCCGTGCACAAAGACGGCGATTACCACTTCTGGTGCCTTAACCCGTAA
- a CDS encoding Orn/Lys/Arg decarboxylase N-terminal domain-containing protein: protein MSHAKLPLPASLAQRYPVLIVVNTLENPDSIVLRSAEEVAAALLQQGLEVVRVSSLEDAEIAFRANPAYCCVILGWGACEGNLPQAMSLIQLIRQRTAQLPIMLGMSRTHHGQVPLAFIENIDGFIWQPEDSPEFVAGRIEAAARRYLDSILPPFFGALVNFADTHEYSWHTPGHTGGTAFMKTAVGRSFLDFYGEQMLRSDLSVSVGELGSLNDHSGPIAEAEKYAARVFGADYTFFSVGGSSASNEIVLHSAVTDGDAVLVDRNCHKSLNYALNMSGAVPLYLRPRRNARGLIGPVPRSELTPEAVAQKVAESPLLAGKAVQPVLAVLTNSTYDGLCYNVQTTTRELSRSVDRIHYDEAWYAYARFNPLYEGRYGMHRGERHADDATVTVTHSTHKLLAALSQASMIHIRSGKVPVKPALFNEAFMMHTSTSPQYSIIASTDVSAKMMDDAGEYLTDESIAEAIGFRQAMVRLGNEVRTRNPQDWWFGVWQPDEVNGIPFADIDPQALRHGDAWVLRPEASWHGFGDLGSDYCMLDPIKVTVLTPGQTLQGQMQASGIPAPLVSSFLASRGIVVEKTEPYSILLLFSLGVTKGKWGSLVAGLLEFKKHYDHNASLELVMPELVANYPARYSGMGLKDLADAMHADMLSSKLLHNMDAAFSLLPDVVSSPRTTFASLVKGQIEQIAVRDMQDRTVAVQIVPYPPGIPLMMPGEKAGADKQAIIDYLLAMELFDSHFPGFEHDNHGVEIERDAQGGLVYKVYVVKQ from the coding sequence ATGAGTCACGCCAAGTTGCCGTTACCGGCCTCACTGGCCCAGCGTTACCCCGTGCTGATTGTGGTTAATACCCTGGAAAACCCGGACAGCATTGTGCTGCGCAGCGCCGAGGAAGTCGCTGCCGCGTTGTTGCAGCAGGGCCTGGAGGTGGTGCGCGTCAGCTCGCTGGAAGATGCCGAAATCGCCTTTCGCGCCAACCCGGCCTATTGCTGTGTGATCCTCGGTTGGGGCGCTTGCGAGGGTAACCTGCCGCAGGCAATGAGCCTGATTCAGTTGATCCGTCAGCGCACCGCGCAGTTGCCGATCATGCTCGGCATGAGCCGCACCCATCATGGTCAGGTGCCGTTGGCGTTTATCGAAAATATCGACGGCTTTATCTGGCAGCCCGAGGACAGCCCGGAATTTGTCGCCGGGCGCATTGAGGCTGCTGCCCGGCGCTACCTGGACAGCATCCTGCCGCCGTTCTTTGGTGCGCTGGTGAACTTCGCCGACACCCACGAATACTCCTGGCACACACCAGGGCATACCGGTGGCACGGCCTTTATGAAAACCGCCGTGGGCCGTAGCTTTCTGGATTTTTACGGCGAACAGATGCTGCGCTCCGACCTCAGTGTGTCGGTGGGTGAACTGGGTTCGCTGAATGACCATTCCGGGCCGATTGCCGAAGCGGAAAAATACGCCGCGCGGGTGTTTGGTGCGGATTACACCTTTTTCTCGGTGGGCGGCAGCTCAGCCAGTAACGAGATCGTCCTGCATTCAGCGGTGACCGATGGCGATGCGGTGCTGGTCGACCGCAACTGCCACAAGTCGCTGAACTACGCGCTGAATATGTCCGGCGCGGTGCCGCTGTACCTGCGCCCTCGGCGTAATGCGCGCGGGCTGATCGGCCCGGTGCCACGCAGCGAGCTGACGCCTGAGGCGGTGGCGCAGAAAGTGGCCGAAAGCCCTCTGTTGGCGGGCAAGGCGGTGCAGCCGGTGTTGGCCGTGCTGACCAACTCGACCTATGACGGCCTGTGCTACAACGTGCAGACCACCACCCGCGAGCTGAGCCGCAGCGTCGACCGGATTCATTACGACGAAGCCTGGTACGCCTATGCGCGCTTTAATCCCTTGTATGAAGGCCGTTACGGCATGCACCGCGGCGAGCGGCATGCCGACGACGCCACGGTGACCGTCACCCACTCCACCCACAAGCTGCTGGCGGCGCTGTCGCAGGCGTCGATGATCCATATCCGCTCGGGCAAGGTGCCGGTCAAACCGGCGCTGTTCAACGAAGCCTTCATGATGCACACCTCGACCTCGCCGCAGTACAGCATCATCGCTTCCACCGATGTGTCGGCGAAGATGATGGACGACGCTGGCGAGTACCTCACCGACGAGTCGATTGCCGAAGCGATTGGCTTTCGTCAGGCCATGGTGCGTCTGGGCAACGAAGTCCGCACACGCAACCCACAGGACTGGTGGTTTGGCGTGTGGCAGCCGGATGAAGTCAACGGCATCCCCTTCGCCGATATCGACCCGCAGGCCTTGCGTCATGGCGATGCCTGGGTGCTCAGGCCAGAAGCCAGTTGGCATGGTTTCGGTGATCTGGGCAGCGACTACTGCATGCTCGACCCGATCAAAGTCACGGTGCTGACGCCCGGGCAAACGCTGCAAGGGCAGATGCAGGCCAGCGGCATTCCCGCGCCGCTGGTGTCATCCTTCCTCGCCAGCCGTGGCATCGTGGTGGAAAAAACCGAGCCGTACTCGATTCTGCTGTTGTTCAGCCTGGGCGTGACCAAGGGCAAGTGGGGCTCGCTGGTGGCTGGGTTGCTGGAGTTCAAGAAACACTACGACCACAACGCCTCGCTGGAGTTGGTCATGCCCGAGCTGGTCGCCAACTACCCGGCGCGCTACAGCGGCATGGGCCTGAAAGACCTGGCCGACGCCATGCATGCGGACATGCTCAGCTCCAAGTTGCTGCACAACATGGACGCCGCCTTCAGCTTGCTTCCCGATGTGGTGTCGTCGCCACGCACCACCTTTGCCAGCCTGGTTAAAGGGCAGATTGAGCAGATCGCCGTGCGTGACATGCAGGACCGCACCGTGGCCGTGCAGATCGTGCCGTATCCGCCGGGCATTCCGCTGATGATGCCGGGCGAGAAGGCCGGCGCAGACAAGCAGGCGATCATTGACTACCTGCTGGCCATGGAGCTGTTCGACAGCCATTTCCCCGGCTTTGAGCATGACAACCATGGCGTCGAGATTGAGCGTGATGCGCAGGGCGGGCTGGTCTACAAGGTCTATGTGGTCAAACAGTAA